A genomic window from Candidatus Eisenbacteria bacterium includes:
- a CDS encoding glycosyltransferase family 1 protein, protein MRTMPTALERLPELAQNLWWSWHLEARDFFRALDETLWRETRHNPVRFLHEIAAERLVLAAADPEILRRYETVMKAFDAAIRGDKNWCAERHPAVSGCTLAFFSAEYGIHNSLPLYAGGLGVLAGDITKEASDLGIPLVGIGFMYPQGYFRQYVNPEGRQEEVYEQIDRGQVPVAPVTTADGKPIRVSLTLPDRMLQVAAWKVLIGRSVLYLLDTDLDGNAPWDRELTGRLYGGDQNARFLQEIVLGVGGVRMLRALGVKPTVWHGNEGHTALMMVERLRERLRAGVDFDRAVEEVRATTIFTTHTPVPAGNDAFPFPLVENYVSRLGEYGAVIDAYRERLYSMATHPAAWGPAFNMTALALRLSGRVNAVSRKHGEVARAMWQDLWPGLPVDQVPIASITNGVHVPTWIAGDIDRLHKRHVAEDWIERHDDPALWERVSAIPDEALWEVRRRLKAGLFRFLRDRVRQRWAASHADPGQAVALGSLLDPGALTIGFARRFATYKRAGLILRDPARLHAILTNERRPVQIIFAGKAHPADEQGKEILQSVYRAARDPAAAGRVAFLEDYDMHAAHWLTQGVDLWLNNPRAPQEASGTSGMKAGINGVPSVSILDGWWAEAAGRANGWAFGGDAEAPDADARDAAELYRLIEETIVPLYYDRDSGDIPRGWLEVVRQAIRTVTPAFSGRRMMKEYVELMYIPAALGAIGSRKS, encoded by the coding sequence ATGCGAACGATGCCGACAGCCTTGGAACGACTCCCCGAGCTGGCCCAGAACCTGTGGTGGTCCTGGCACCTCGAGGCGCGAGACTTCTTTCGCGCGCTCGACGAGACGCTTTGGCGGGAGACCCGGCACAACCCGGTGCGCTTCCTCCACGAGATCGCCGCCGAGCGCCTGGTCCTCGCCGCGGCCGACCCGGAGATCCTGCGCCGCTACGAAACGGTGATGAAAGCGTTCGACGCAGCGATCCGCGGCGACAAAAACTGGTGCGCCGAGCGTCACCCCGCGGTCTCGGGATGCACGCTCGCGTTCTTCTCCGCGGAGTACGGCATCCACAACTCGCTCCCGCTCTATGCGGGCGGGCTTGGTGTCCTGGCCGGCGATATCACCAAAGAGGCGAGCGACCTCGGAATTCCCCTCGTCGGAATCGGCTTCATGTACCCGCAGGGATACTTCCGCCAGTACGTGAACCCGGAAGGCAGGCAGGAGGAGGTCTACGAGCAAATCGATCGCGGACAGGTTCCCGTCGCCCCCGTGACCACCGCCGACGGCAAGCCGATCCGGGTCAGCCTGACGCTGCCCGACCGCATGCTTCAGGTGGCGGCGTGGAAGGTCCTGATCGGTAGGAGCGTCCTCTACCTGCTCGACACCGACCTCGACGGCAACGCACCCTGGGATCGGGAGCTGACCGGGCGGCTTTACGGTGGGGACCAAAACGCGCGATTCCTTCAAGAGATCGTGCTCGGCGTCGGCGGAGTGCGGATGCTGCGCGCGCTCGGCGTGAAACCCACGGTCTGGCACGGGAACGAAGGCCACACGGCGCTCATGATGGTGGAGCGACTCCGCGAGCGGCTCCGCGCCGGGGTCGACTTCGACCGCGCTGTGGAGGAGGTGCGCGCCACCACGATCTTCACGACGCACACGCCCGTTCCCGCGGGCAACGACGCCTTCCCCTTCCCGCTCGTCGAGAACTACGTCTCGCGCCTCGGAGAATACGGCGCCGTCATCGACGCATACCGCGAGCGGCTCTACAGCATGGCCACCCACCCGGCGGCGTGGGGTCCCGCGTTCAACATGACCGCACTCGCGCTCCGGCTGAGCGGGCGCGTGAACGCGGTGAGCCGGAAGCACGGCGAGGTCGCGCGCGCGATGTGGCAGGACCTCTGGCCGGGGCTCCCCGTGGATCAGGTACCGATCGCGTCGATCACCAACGGCGTGCACGTGCCGACCTGGATCGCGGGCGACATCGATCGCCTCCACAAGCGCCACGTTGCCGAGGACTGGATCGAGCGGCACGACGATCCGGCCCTATGGGAGCGCGTGTCGGCGATCCCGGACGAGGCGCTCTGGGAGGTCAGGCGGAGGCTCAAGGCCGGCCTTTTTCGCTTCCTGCGCGATCGAGTCCGCCAACGATGGGCCGCGAGCCACGCCGATCCCGGTCAGGCCGTCGCGCTCGGGTCGCTCCTCGATCCCGGGGCGCTGACGATCGGCTTCGCCCGGCGCTTCGCCACGTACAAGCGCGCGGGCTTGATCCTCCGCGATCCCGCCAGGCTCCACGCGATCCTCACGAATGAGCGGAGGCCGGTCCAGATCATCTTCGCCGGGAAGGCGCACCCGGCCGACGAGCAGGGGAAGGAGATTCTTCAATCGGTCTATCGGGCCGCGCGCGATCCGGCCGCGGCCGGCCGCGTGGCGTTCCTCGAGGACTACGACATGCACGCTGCGCATTGGCTCACGCAGGGCGTCGATCTCTGGCTCAATAATCCGCGCGCCCCGCAGGAGGCATCCGGGACAAGCGGGATGAAGGCGGGAATCAACGGCGTTCCCAGCGTGAGCATCTTGGATGGCTGGTGGGCAGAGGCCGCGGGACGCGCGAACGGCTGGGCTTTCGGCGGCGACGCCGAGGCGCCGGATGCCGACGCCCGCGATGCCGCCGAGCTATACAGGCTGATCGAGGAGACGATCGTGCCGCTCTACTACGATCGAGATTCCGGCGACATCCCGCGCGGATGGCTCGAGGTGGTACGGCAGGCGATCCGGACCGTCACGCCCGCCTTTTCGGGCCGGCGAATGATGAAAGAGTACGTCGAGCTGATGTACATCCCCGCCGCGCTCGGCGCCATCGGCAGTCGTAAGTCCTAG
- a CDS encoding HNH endonuclease yields the protein MRHFSLTHLSDAVLIRDLAALIAHDRVTTAAILAHIAEVDARRLYAPTGYPSMHAYCVGELRLSEDAASKRIQAARIARQFPALLDALADGRLHLTAVCLLAPHLTVENAESLMEAATRRRKAEIEELLARLFPKPGLPAMVSAIPAMVGSIPAMIPEHAPAHVGDVLHQHAPGHVEDVRPDCKAAPESFLLNLTIGKSTRDKLRYAQDLLSHAVPSGDVAQVLDRALDALIVELEKRKLGAGTRLRPKLGPASPSGRRLHTPPVGERSVVTSMVARSRPTTRNRYVPARVRRAVWERDGGQCTFVGASGHRCESRRFLEFDHVDPVARGGRATVEGMRLRCRAHNQYEAERMFGAGFMSHKRQEARRAAAESRARNVAEARARVSHNMPRGMLEGTDVRERAALEKECAAREQVRDVLAGLQDLGCRADQARRAAAIAANLHGATLEERMRAALTSLGRR from the coding sequence ATGCGCCACTTCTCGTTGACCCATCTCAGCGATGCTGTTCTCATTCGCGATCTGGCTGCGCTTATCGCCCACGATCGCGTGACTACGGCCGCGATCCTCGCCCACATCGCCGAGGTCGATGCACGGCGGCTGTACGCCCCGACCGGCTATCCGTCCATGCATGCGTACTGTGTGGGGGAGCTGCGCTTGTCCGAGGACGCGGCCTCAAAGCGGATCCAGGCGGCCCGGATCGCTCGGCAGTTCCCGGCCCTGCTCGACGCGCTGGCTGACGGGCGGCTACACCTGACAGCTGTGTGCTTGTTGGCGCCCCATCTCACGGTGGAGAACGCTGAGAGCCTCATGGAGGCAGCGACCCGGCGGCGGAAGGCCGAGATCGAGGAACTGCTGGCCCGCCTCTTTCCGAAGCCGGGACTGCCGGCGATGGTGAGCGCGATCCCGGCGATGGTGGGTTCAATCCCGGCGATGATCCCGGAACATGCGCCAGCGCATGTAGGAGATGTCCTACATCAACATGCCCCGGGGCATGTTGAAGATGTGCGACCTGACTGTAAGGCAGCGCCCGAGAGCTTCCTCCTCAACCTCACGATCGGGAAGAGCACGCGCGACAAGCTCCGCTACGCCCAGGACCTGCTGAGCCATGCTGTTCCCTCGGGGGATGTCGCTCAGGTGCTCGACCGGGCGCTTGATGCCCTGATCGTTGAGCTCGAGAAACGAAAGCTGGGCGCCGGCACTCGCCTGCGGCCTAAGCTCGGACCCGCCAGCCCCTCGGGGCGTCGACTCCACACCCCACCGGTGGGTGAGCGCTCGGTCGTGACGTCGATGGTGGCACGCTCACGCCCGACTACCCGAAACCGCTACGTCCCGGCACGCGTCCGCCGTGCCGTTTGGGAGCGGGACGGGGGTCAATGCACCTTCGTCGGCGCATCAGGCCACCGCTGTGAATCGCGACGATTCCTGGAGTTCGACCATGTCGACCCGGTGGCGCGAGGGGGACGGGCAACCGTAGAGGGGATGCGGCTCCGGTGTCGGGCGCACAACCAGTACGAAGCGGAGCGCATGTTCGGTGCGGGGTTCATGAGCCACAAGCGTCAAGAGGCGCGACGCGCTGCGGCGGAATCACGGGCGCGGAACGTGGCGGAAGCACGGGCGCGGGTCTCCCACAACATGCCCCGGGGCATGTTGGAAGGGACCGATGTCAGGGAGCGCGCAGCGTTGGAGAAGGAGTGCGCTGCCCGGGAGCAGGTCCGCGACGTGTTGGCTGGATTACAAGACCTCGGATGCCGAGCCGACCAGGCACGTCGCGCAGCGGCGATCGCAGCGAACCTTCATGGCGCCACGCTGGAGGAGCGGATGCGAGCAGCCTTGACGTCTCTCGGCCGACGATGA
- a CDS encoding ATP-binding protein: protein MGAAPMNSSGDSGDTIRLTIGSRLEQLSMVHALIAGLAQQYELGDEAENALMIAVIEAGTNAIQHGNVFADDKSVTFDFTVHPSDIIVQVDDFGEGFDPRKVANPTDESHLLNPHGRGLYLMRSLMDEVTFRTRPDHGTTVILRKARLTPAR, encoded by the coding sequence ATGGGCGCCGCCCCCATGAACTCATCCGGCGATTCGGGCGACACCATCCGCCTCACGATCGGAAGCCGTCTCGAACAGCTCTCCATGGTCCATGCCCTGATCGCGGGGCTCGCCCAGCAGTACGAATTGGGCGACGAGGCCGAGAACGCCCTCATGATCGCCGTGATCGAGGCCGGCACGAACGCCATCCAGCACGGCAACGTCTTTGCCGACGACAAGTCGGTCACCTTCGACTTCACGGTGCATCCCAGCGACATCATCGTTCAGGTGGATGATTTCGGGGAGGGGTTCGATCCGAGGAAGGTGGCGAATCCGACCGACGAATCGCACCTCTTGAATCCGCACGGCCGCGGGCTCTACCTGATGCGGTCCCTCATGGACGAGGTCACGTTCCGCACCCGCCCCGACCACGG
- the malQ gene encoding 4-alpha-glucanotransferase: MVRNAGLLLHPTSLPGPYGIGDIGPRAIRFLDWAASAGLSVWQVLPLGPTGLGNSPYSALSVFAGSPLLISPEWLVEEGLLDAEALEEVPEFLEGPVDYERARMWKERMLRAAWENVRRGGDAGSRAAREDLKGFLESPGNAAWLADWTLYAAVKDRQEGGPWTEWYKPVAGRKPAALEAAERTVTVEREYHAFVQWIFARQWKRLREAARERGIEILGDMPIYPALDSAEVWANQRLFTLGEDGMPEDVAGVPPDYFSETGQLWGNPLYRWDRMEAEGFKWWVVRVRAALAMFDRVRIDHFRAFASYWAIPAAAQTAMEGRWVRGPGMKLFEALRRELGELKLVAEDLGIIDEPVRDLLRASGFPGMRVLQFGLTDPRSTHHPRNHVENAIVYTGTHDNDTSRGWFEGLDESERAQVLGTVGGDGREIEWDMIRVALDSPARTAIIPMQDVLGLGSEARMNMPSEPDGNWEWRMAEGALTTERAARMRGLAEGAGRAFSVT, translated from the coding sequence ATGGTCCGAAACGCCGGCCTTCTCCTTCATCCCACCTCCTTGCCCGGCCCCTACGGCATCGGCGACATCGGCCCCCGGGCCATCCGATTCCTCGATTGGGCCGCCTCGGCCGGTTTGTCGGTGTGGCAGGTGCTGCCTTTAGGGCCCACCGGACTCGGAAATTCCCCCTACAGCGCGCTCTCGGTCTTCGCGGGGAGCCCGCTCCTGATCTCCCCCGAATGGTTGGTGGAGGAGGGGCTCCTGGACGCGGAGGCGCTGGAGGAGGTCCCCGAGTTTTTGGAAGGGCCGGTCGACTACGAGCGGGCCAGAATGTGGAAGGAGCGGATGCTTCGCGCGGCGTGGGAGAACGTGCGGCGCGGAGGCGATGCGGGGTCGCGCGCGGCGAGGGAGGATCTGAAGGGGTTTCTGGAGTCGCCCGGGAACGCCGCGTGGCTGGCGGATTGGACCCTCTATGCGGCGGTCAAGGATCGCCAGGAGGGCGGCCCCTGGACGGAATGGTATAAGCCGGTCGCCGGTCGAAAGCCTGCGGCGCTCGAGGCGGCGGAGCGAACGGTCACGGTCGAGCGGGAGTACCATGCGTTCGTCCAGTGGATCTTCGCGCGGCAGTGGAAGCGGCTTCGTGAAGCGGCGCGTGAGCGGGGGATCGAGATCTTAGGCGACATGCCGATCTACCCCGCGCTCGACTCCGCCGAGGTTTGGGCCAATCAGCGGCTGTTTACTTTAGGCGAGGACGGAATGCCCGAGGACGTGGCTGGCGTTCCCCCCGACTACTTCAGCGAGACGGGGCAGCTCTGGGGGAATCCTTTGTACCGGTGGGATCGGATGGAGGCGGAAGGGTTCAAGTGGTGGGTGGTAAGGGTGCGGGCCGCGCTGGCGATGTTTGATAGGGTGCGGATCGATCATTTTCGGGCGTTCGCGTCGTATTGGGCTATCCCTGCAGCGGCACAGACGGCAATGGAGGGGCGATGGGTTCGCGGCCCAGGGATGAAGCTGTTCGAGGCGCTCCGACGGGAACTGGGGGAGTTGAAGCTGGTGGCGGAGGACCTCGGCATTATCGACGAGCCTGTGCGGGATCTGCTCCGCGCGTCGGGATTTCCCGGAATGCGCGTGCTCCAGTTCGGGCTCACCGATCCGAGGAGCACGCACCATCCGAGGAATCACGTCGAGAACGCGATCGTCTACACCGGCACACACGACAACGACACGTCGCGGGGATGGTTCGAGGGACTCGATGAGAGCGAGCGGGCGCAGGTGCTGGGTACCGTGGGCGGCGACGGACGCGAGATCGAGTGGGACATGATCCGCGTCGCGCTGGATTCGCCCGCGCGGACGGCGATCATTCCCATGCAGGATGTGCTCGGCCTGGGAAGCGAGGCACGAATGAACATGCCGTCGGAGCCCGACGGGAATTGGGAGTGGAGGATGGCGGAGGGGGCGTTGACGACGGAGCGTGCGGCGCGGATGAGAGGGCTGGCGGAAGGGGCGGGGAGAGCCTTCAGCGTTACCTGA
- a CDS encoding ABC transporter permease, producing the protein MDLRSLISDSITRVARNGILVLALLPAVQGGLGLNFGLPIGIICGLIGCVVSLNAGVLGVAGLAYATGIGLVLAIPAGVAYGWLLNRTRGQEMMVGTYLGFAIVSGMSIFWLLAPFKNPTLVWAIGGKGLRTTLALTGIYDKILDRWLAFSVAGVAIPTGALLVFGGLCFLVWLFFRTQMGISIAAARSNPRFALAAGISDQRTRIQASVLTTVLGAIGIVVYSQSFGFVQLYTAPLLMAFPAIACILIGGATVTRATIGNVVIGTLLFQSILTIALPVTSQVIEGDISETARLIIQNGMILYALTRVGKS; encoded by the coding sequence ATGGATCTCCGCTCCCTGATCTCCGATTCGATCACCCGCGTCGCGCGGAATGGAATACTCGTCCTGGCGCTTCTGCCGGCGGTTCAGGGCGGGCTCGGGCTCAATTTCGGGCTCCCCATCGGGATCATCTGCGGCTTGATCGGCTGCGTCGTCTCGCTGAACGCGGGCGTCCTGGGCGTCGCCGGCCTCGCCTACGCGACCGGGATCGGGCTCGTCCTCGCGATCCCGGCCGGCGTCGCTTACGGATGGCTCCTCAACCGGACGCGCGGTCAGGAGATGATGGTCGGGACCTATCTCGGCTTCGCGATCGTCTCGGGGATGTCGATCTTCTGGCTGCTCGCGCCGTTCAAGAATCCGACGTTGGTCTGGGCGATCGGCGGAAAAGGACTTCGCACCACGCTCGCCTTGACCGGGATCTACGACAAGATTCTCGACCGGTGGCTCGCGTTTTCCGTGGCGGGCGTCGCGATCCCCACCGGCGCGCTCTTGGTGTTCGGCGGGCTCTGCTTCCTGGTCTGGCTATTCTTCCGCACACAGATGGGGATCTCGATCGCCGCCGCCCGCTCGAATCCGCGCTTCGCGCTGGCCGCCGGAATCTCGGATCAACGGACGCGGATCCAGGCTTCGGTCCTCACGACCGTGCTCGGCGCGATCGGGATCGTCGTCTACTCGCAGTCGTTCGGCTTCGTGCAGCTCTACACCGCCCCGCTCTTGATGGCCTTCCCCGCAATCGCCTGCATCCTGATCGGCGGCGCGACCGTGACGCGCGCCACGATCGGAAACGTCGTGATCGGGACGCTCCTCTTCCAATCGATCCTCACGATCGCGCTCCCTGTCACGAGCCAGGTGATCGAAGGAGATATCAGCGAGACCGCCCGGCTCATCATCCAGAACGGGATGATCCTCTATGCCCTGACGCGCGTGGGAAAGAGCTGA
- a CDS encoding DUF3798 domain-containing protein: MKSQRLFRAASAIVASAAIPFLVFSLQGCGKSGAAKTEADQASAPLERAIDFKIGIMTGTVSQGEDEFRAAQMIIKKYGADHVKHVTYPDNFMNEQETVIAQLVGLSDDPAVKVIIAGQAIPGSIPAVRKIREKRPDIKIAFIEAHEDPAMVNSTVDLSIQPDQLARGKTIVGVAKMMGVTDLIHYSFPRHMSQELISRRRDIMKTAAAANGIRFHFVTAPDPMGEGGLNATQQFVLEDVPRELKTYGPKTAFFSTNCGMMDPMIKAVVTNGGYIPEQCCPSPTHGYPTALGIAIPADKAGDMAYINAENKRVIADHHMTGHFATWPVPEVMLSIRAMTDLMVDSVEGKADYKDPAQVKAYMEKLAKVPITLTKYDEAKGNSYLFLVSNIYY; this comes from the coding sequence ATGAAGAGCCAACGTCTGTTTCGCGCCGCCTCGGCGATCGTCGCGAGCGCGGCGATCCCATTTCTCGTCTTCTCCCTTCAGGGCTGCGGCAAGAGCGGAGCTGCGAAGACGGAGGCCGACCAAGCCTCCGCCCCGCTGGAGCGCGCGATCGATTTCAAGATCGGCATCATGACCGGCACCGTCTCACAGGGTGAGGACGAGTTCCGCGCCGCCCAGATGATCATCAAGAAGTACGGCGCCGACCACGTGAAGCACGTGACCTACCCCGACAACTTCATGAACGAGCAGGAGACGGTGATCGCGCAGCTCGTCGGGCTCTCCGACGATCCTGCCGTCAAGGTCATCATCGCGGGCCAGGCGATCCCGGGCTCGATCCCGGCGGTCCGAAAGATCCGTGAGAAGCGCCCCGACATCAAGATCGCGTTTATCGAAGCGCACGAAGACCCCGCCATGGTGAACTCCACGGTCGATCTGTCGATCCAGCCCGACCAGCTCGCCCGCGGAAAGACGATCGTGGGCGTCGCGAAGATGATGGGCGTCACCGACCTGATCCACTATTCCTTCCCGCGCCACATGTCGCAGGAGCTCATCTCGCGGCGGCGCGACATCATGAAGACGGCCGCGGCGGCTAATGGGATCCGGTTCCACTTCGTGACCGCGCCCGACCCGATGGGCGAGGGAGGCTTGAACGCGACCCAGCAGTTCGTGCTCGAGGACGTTCCTCGGGAGCTCAAGACCTACGGTCCCAAGACCGCGTTCTTCTCGACCAACTGCGGGATGATGGACCCGATGATCAAGGCCGTGGTGACAAACGGCGGGTACATTCCCGAGCAGTGCTGCCCCAGTCCGACCCACGGCTATCCGACGGCGCTGGGCATCGCGATCCCGGCCGACAAGGCGGGCGACATGGCGTACATCAACGCGGAGAACAAGCGCGTGATCGCCGATCACCATATGACGGGGCACTTCGCGACGTGGCCGGTGCCCGAGGTGATGCTATCGATCCGGGCGATGACCGATCTGATGGTCGACTCCGTCGAAGGAAAAGCCGACTACAAGGATCCGGCGCAGGTGAAGGCCTACATGGAGAAGCTGGCCAAGGTCCCGATCACGCTGACCAAGTACGACGAAGCCAAGGGCAACTCGTACCTGTTCCTTGTCAGCAACATCTACTACTAG
- a CDS encoding ABC transporter permease, translating to MRRALLRHAVPILFAALCIAGIWVAKITPSFLLGEMLIRVGRNSVLVLALLIPILAGLGLNFGIVIGAMAGQAAAILVTHWKIPGIAGFAAAWLLATPLAILFGLATGALFNKAKGREMVSGLIAGYFANGVYQLLFLFALGSIIPFHDPGMVLPQGYGLRNTVDLTTIQYAVDDLVAVHLPVEGRQLRVPVVSYAVVAAFCAFTLFFMRTRLGQQLRAMGQDAHVAAIAGIPVERNRVIATVLSTVFASWGQLLFLQNIGTLNTYNSHEQVGMFAIAALLVSGATVSRATVGQALLGTILFHTLFVVSPLAGKALAGDAQIGEYFRVFVAYAVITVALVLHAWQAAAKARARR from the coding sequence ATGCGCCGCGCGCTCCTGCGTCACGCGGTCCCGATCCTGTTCGCCGCCCTCTGCATCGCGGGGATCTGGGTCGCCAAGATCACGCCCTCGTTTCTCCTGGGCGAGATGCTGATCCGTGTCGGCCGAAACTCGGTCCTCGTCCTCGCGCTCTTGATCCCGATCCTCGCGGGCCTGGGGCTCAACTTCGGCATCGTGATCGGCGCCATGGCGGGCCAGGCCGCGGCGATCCTCGTGACCCATTGGAAGATTCCGGGGATCGCGGGATTCGCGGCCGCGTGGCTCCTCGCGACGCCGCTCGCGATCTTGTTCGGGCTCGCAACCGGCGCGTTGTTCAACAAGGCGAAGGGGCGGGAGATGGTCTCCGGTCTCATCGCGGGATATTTCGCGAACGGGGTCTATCAGCTCCTGTTCCTGTTCGCGCTCGGCTCGATCATCCCGTTCCACGATCCCGGGATGGTTCTGCCCCAGGGCTACGGCCTCCGGAACACGGTCGACCTCACGACGATCCAGTACGCGGTCGACGACCTGGTGGCCGTGCATCTGCCCGTCGAGGGGCGCCAGCTCCGCGTCCCGGTCGTGTCCTATGCGGTGGTGGCGGCCTTCTGCGCGTTCACGCTGTTCTTCATGCGCACGCGCCTCGGGCAGCAGCTCCGAGCGATGGGGCAGGATGCCCACGTGGCCGCGATCGCCGGGATTCCCGTGGAGCGAAATCGTGTGATCGCGACGGTGCTGTCGACTGTATTCGCATCCTGGGGTCAGTTGCTGTTCTTGCAGAACATCGGGACGCTCAACACCTATAACTCGCACGAGCAGGTCGGAATGTTCGCGATCGCCGCACTCTTGGTGTCGGGCGCGACGGTCTCGCGCGCGACGGTGGGGCAGGCGCTTCTGGGTACGATCCTATTTCACACGTTATTCGTGGTTTCGCCCCTTGCGGGCAAGGCGCTGGCGGGCGACGCGCAGATCGGCGAGTACTTCCGTGTCTTCGTGGCCTACGCGGTGATCACGGTGGCGCTGGTGCTACATGCTTGGCAGGCCGCGGCGAAGGCGAGGGCGCGACGGTAG
- a CDS encoding sugar ABC transporter ATP-binding protein — MSATSTTSGNAAALELRDVVKEFEGNRVLKGVSLTVSAGEIHALVGENGAGKSTLMNILFGMPVIHETGGYGGQALLGGEAVRFKSPAEAMAAGIGMVHQEFMLLPGFRVAENIKLNREPAHPTPLTPLFGHGLDALDVPRMRRDARQALDRVGLGIDEWLPVAGLPVGHMQFVEIAREMDKERLKLLIFDEPTAVLTETEADRLLEAMRDFAARGVAVLFITHRLDEVRAAADRVTVLRDGEIVGQVDPKTTSVVRIAELMVGRPAAAAAGRRAFDAAGDAALTITKLMVDMPGEPVHDVSLTVKRGEILGIGGLAGQGKIGIANGIMGLYPASGEVLLHGEPFPLNEPRKALERGLAFVSEDRRGVGLLGEESVELNIALAALEAQGRFLRRFPIPALRPLDQGALRRHALDMIERLDIRTQGPTQQVRRLSGGNQQKVCLARAMTLEPKLLFVSEPTRGIDVGAKERVLQILVGLNRDQGVTVVMTSSELAELRSLCDRIAIVYRGRIETILPPGAPDAAFGLAMAGETAAAA; from the coding sequence TTGTCAGCAACATCTACTACTAGCGGAAACGCAGCTGCCCTCGAGCTCCGCGACGTCGTAAAGGAGTTCGAGGGCAATCGTGTCTTAAAGGGTGTTTCCCTGACGGTCTCCGCCGGGGAGATCCACGCCCTCGTCGGCGAGAACGGCGCCGGCAAGTCGACCCTCATGAACATCCTCTTCGGCATGCCGGTCATCCACGAGACCGGCGGCTACGGAGGGCAGGCCCTGCTTGGAGGCGAGGCGGTCCGCTTCAAGAGCCCCGCCGAAGCGATGGCCGCAGGGATCGGGATGGTCCACCAGGAGTTCATGCTCCTCCCCGGGTTCCGCGTCGCCGAGAACATCAAGCTGAACCGCGAGCCCGCGCACCCCACCCCGCTCACTCCTCTCTTTGGCCACGGCCTCGATGCCCTCGACGTCCCGCGGATGCGCCGGGATGCGAGGCAGGCGCTCGACCGCGTCGGGCTCGGGATCGACGAGTGGCTCCCGGTCGCCGGCCTTCCCGTCGGCCACATGCAGTTCGTCGAGATCGCCCGCGAGATGGACAAGGAGCGGCTCAAGCTCCTCATCTTCGACGAGCCGACGGCGGTTTTGACCGAGACCGAGGCCGACCGTCTGCTCGAAGCGATGCGCGATTTCGCGGCGCGCGGCGTGGCCGTCCTCTTCATCACCCACCGGCTGGACGAGGTGCGCGCGGCCGCGGACCGTGTCACCGTGCTGCGCGACGGCGAGATCGTCGGACAGGTCGACCCGAAGACGACGTCGGTCGTGCGGATCGCCGAGCTCATGGTCGGGCGCCCCGCGGCCGCCGCGGCCGGGCGGCGTGCCTTCGACGCGGCGGGCGATGCCGCGCTCACGATCACGAAGCTGATGGTCGACATGCCGGGCGAGCCGGTCCACGACGTTTCGCTCACCGTGAAGCGGGGCGAGATTCTGGGGATCGGCGGCCTGGCGGGCCAGGGCAAGATCGGGATCGCGAACGGGATCATGGGTCTTTATCCCGCCTCGGGCGAAGTCCTCCTGCATGGCGAGCCGTTTCCTTTGAACGAGCCTCGGAAGGCGCTCGAGCGAGGTCTCGCGTTCGTCTCGGAGGATCGCCGCGGCGTCGGGCTCCTGGGCGAGGAGAGCGTGGAGCTCAACATCGCGCTCGCCGCGCTGGAGGCGCAGGGCCGCTTTTTGCGGCGGTTTCCGATTCCGGCGCTTCGCCCTCTGGATCAAGGGGCGCTTCGCCGCCACGCGCTCGACATGATCGAGCGTTTGGACATCCGAACCCAGGGGCCGACGCAGCAGGTCCGGCGCCTCTCCGGGGGAAACCAGCAGAAGGTCTGCTTGGCGCGAGCGATGACGTTGGAGCCGAAGCTCCTCTTCGTTTCCGAGCCGACGCGCGGCATCGACGTGGGAGCGAAGGAGCGGGTGCTGCAGATCTTGGTGGGATTGAACCGCGACCAAGGCGTGACCGTGGTGATGACCTCCTCGGAGCTGGCCGAGCTTCGCTCCCTCTGCGACCGGATCGCGATCGTCTATCGCGGCCGAATCGAGACGATTCTCCCGCCCGGGGCTCCGGACGCCGCCTTCGGCCTCGCGATGGCCGGCGAGACGGCCGCCGCGGCGTGA